The Triticum urartu cultivar G1812 chromosome 6, Tu2.1, whole genome shotgun sequence genome includes the window aacacagaaagatgttttctgtggagcctacatctgttgaataagaagttaatgatagtgatcatgaagcttcggatcaagttgctatcgaaccccgtaggtcgacaaggatatgtactactcctaagtggtacggtaatcctgtcttggatatcatgttgttagacaacaatgaacctatgagctatggagaagcgatggtgggaccgtattccgacaaatggttagaagccatgaaatccgagataggatccatgtattagaacaaagtatggactttggtggacttgcccgatgatcggcaagccattgagataaatggatctttaagaagaagacggacgtgggcggtaatgttaccgtctatgaagctcgacttgtgggaaagagtcttttcacaagttcaaggagttgactacgatgagaatttctcacccgtagcgatgcttaagtctgtcggaatcatgatagcattagctgtatttttcgattatgaaatcttacagatggatgtcaaaacaagttttcttaccagttttcgtaagaaaagttgtatgtgatacaatagaagtttttgtcgatcctaaggatgctaaaaggtatgctggctccagcaatccttctatggactagagcaagcatctcggaatcgggatatatgttttgatggagtgatcaaagcttttaggtttatacaatgtttgctagaaacttgtatttacaagaaagtgagtgggagcactacaatatttctgataagtatatgtggatgacatattgttaatctgaaataatgtagaatttctggaaagcataaacggttgtttaaagagtgtttttcaaaggaagacctggataaagctgcttacatattgggcatcaagatctatagagatagatcaaaacgcctgatgatactttcaaagaacgcacaccttgacatgtttttgaaggagttcaaaatagatcagtcaaagaaggggttcttacctgagttgtaaggtgtgaaattgagtaagactcaaagcttgaccacggcagaagaaagaggaaggacgaaggtcgtcccctatgctcttgtcataggctctatacggtatgccatgctgagtaccgcacctgatgtgtgccttgccacatgtctggcaagagggtacaaaggtgatctaggactggaccaccagatagcagtcaaaattatccttagaggaataaggaaaagttttctcggttatggaggtgataaagagttcgacataaagagttacgtcgatgcaagcttaacacctatccggatagctctgagtagagataccggatacgtataatggagcaataatttggaatagctccaagtggaacgtggtagcagcatctacgatataaagttttgcgaaatacatagggatctgaatatggcaagacccgttgactacaacctctctcacaagcataacataatcaaacccagaactcattgagtgttaatcacatagtgatgtgaactagattattgagtctagtaaactctttggatgttggtcacatggcgatgtgacctatgagtgttaatcacatggcgatgtgaactagattattgactctagtgcaagtgggagactgttggaaatatgccctagaggcaataataaattggttattattatatttcctcgttcatgataatcgtttattatccatgctagaattgtattgataggaaactcacaTACATGTGTGGAttcatagacaacaccatgtccctagtaagcctctagttgactagctcgttgatcaatagatggttaccgtttcctgaccatggacattggatgtcgttgataacgggatcacatcattagttgaatgatctgattgacatgacccattccattagcttagcacccgatcgtttagtatgttgctattgctttcttcatgacttatacatgttcctatgactatgagattatgcaactcccgtttgccggaggaacactttgggtgctaccaaacgtcacaacgtaactgggtgattataaaggagcactacaggtgtctccaaaggtacatgttgggttggcgtatttcgagattaggatttgtcactccgattgtcggagaggtatctctgggccctctcggtaatgcacatcacataaagccttgcaagcattacaactaatatgttagttgtgagatgatgtattacggaacgagtaaagagacttgccggtaacgagattgaactaggtattggataccgacgatcgaatctcgggcaagtaacataccgatgacaaagggaacaacgtatactgttatgcggtctgaccgataaagatcttcatagaatatgtaggagccaatatgggcatccaggtcccgctattggttattgaccggagacgtgtctcggtcatgtctacattgttctcgaaccgtagggtccgcacgcttaaggtttcgatgacagttatattatgagtttatgagttttgatgtaccgaaggagtttggagtcccggatgagattggggacatgacgaggagtctcgaaatggtcgagacgtaaagatcgatatattggacgactatattcggacatcggaaaggttccgagtgattcgggtatttttcggagtaccgggtagttacgggagaagcaatgggccttgatgggctttagtgggaagaggagaaagggccaaggggctgctgcgccccccctcccctttggtccgaattggactagggaaaagggggccggccacctctccttctcctccacttccttctcccttcctcccctcttgatggactcctactaggacttggagtcctagtaggactcccatcctggccgcaccaatagccttggccggcctcctcctcctctatcctttatatactgaggcagggggcaccccatagacacacaagttgatcctcgtgatcgttccttagccgtgtgcggtgccccctccaccatattccacctcggtcatattgttgcagtgcttaggtgaagccctgcgacggtagaacatcaagatcgtcaccacgccgtcgtgctgacggaactcctccccgacgctttgctggatcggagcccggggatcgtcatcgagctgtacgtgtgctaagaactcggaggtgccggagtaacggtgcttggatcggtcagatcgggaagacgtacaactacttcctcgacgttgcgtcaacgcttccgtagtcggtctgcgtgggtacgtagacaacactctcccctctcgttgctatgcatcaccatgatcttgcgtgtgcgtaggaaattttttgaagttactacgttccccaacattccGGGCCTTTAGGAATGCATAACATTTCAATGCCATTTTGGCATAAATAAGAGCAAAAGGTGTTATTAGGAAATAACCCCTTGCGATCTTAAAAGATCGTCCACCATCAAAGTTGGGGATAGCTAGGTAAAGAATCCAAATTCCTTGAACAAGAAGTTCAAAGGGGGGGCGTACACTTCGATCTTCTCGATCATCAGTAGCAACTATCGGGCTTGTATTGATAGCAGAAATCAGAATGAGGCAGGCAGATGCTATGACCATGTATGAGTGCATGCCGTTTGCCCAGCAAGTGGCTACCAATTCACGTTCGGTAACGATATCAAACGCATCACCCGTGGAGCCATGTGTGGAGAGGACATAAGATATGATGGGTAGGAACAAGGTGGTTGCCCCAGCAAGAGATAGCGGGTGAAGCCATAGTGGCGATAACGATGGCCAAAGGCGCCTATTCCAACTATGACTCCTGCGAAGATGGCGTTGAGGAGCATCATCGCCTCCGCTCGCCACAGCTGCCCTGTTATGTGCTTGGAGAACTCTTTCATGATGTCCTTGCCGCAGTTCTCAGAAGCATCCGCCATGATCGCTGATGGTCAAATTTGAATATCAGTATAACCCGATGAGGAAAATAAGACGATAATGGAACCAACTATTGATGTAGTGCAAATGAAAATGACGTTCATGCAGAACTAAGTCGGAAATGAAATGAAGAATAAAGAAAGTTCAAAACTCTACTCAACACACTGTGGTGCTTTCTACCTAGTTTTATATATGGTGATGAAGTCAGTAAAGGAATGTACCTCGTACGTCGTAGCCAGGGGCGATGAAGCGGAGATCGACGTGGATACCGACCGCCTGGCCTTGTTTGATTATTGTTTGATATCTGCAGAGCATGGAGCACATGGAACTAGTAATATATACACAAGCAAGCACATTTGCCATGCCCTGCACGACCAGTCTTGCCATACAAGAGATGCTTATCTTTATCtttacccatttctctccttggAATATGTTGCTTTCGTTTATGGTTTTTTTATCTTCTTTTTTTTGCCAATAATATGTTGCTTTCTCTGTCTTATTCCTCTGTGCCAAAGCACGCCGTGTCTTATCTTTATTCGAATGGTTTGCTGTTAGTTAGATATTTCACGTGTATGCATGATTGCCATCGTCCATGCATGGCTCGGAATATGTTCTTTGCTTCTGCGAGCGAGTCAGGTATATATTCATCTTTTTTAGAAAAAGAGAATGACcctcggcctctgcatctgggtgATGCATACGgtcactttattaattattttCACAAGACCTTATAAAAtcatacaacagtaagactaaagccgccgtctaagcaacaaatgtcgctacacctatccagttgatgaagAGGCGCAGATAGCcagggcctaataccaaacagacatcacagccaagcctaacatctaagacctaaGACCCCAACCTAGCCACTTGTCGGGTCTTGGGCACTCACTGGTCCGGCGTGCTCtcagaggccgccgccgccaactgccaccgctccatcttcagaactgtactgacgcatcaaccttgctcggtctagctatcatcgacgccaccacggcgcccaacggcacctcctccctgcgcgcaaacagctgagcacgtcgcggtcgccactgatacacctcagctccatgctgccaagtaccaccaaccgacacagcttgaagtccttggaagatctgtcgtgcgtagcacctgccgaccaggcatgacaagacgtagcacctgtcggtcaagcatgacttgacatctccaccgaagctccgtgcaagacgaagccgctccacctcctgcctctgACTTCCAGCGCTGCTCCATGAACGATGCTCCCAAGAGAGAAACGACACCGCAGTGCCTCGTCTGATCTGGAACATcagatcctagggtttcccccggagcagCACGAGTGGGTCGACAGTAGTTACAAGACGATGCCTTCATCAAGCTAACAACATAGAACGCCGCCCTCGCCTGCCGTCGGCTCGGTTTTCACCGGCAACCATGTCTCCCCAACTCGCAGCCGGGACTAGATGATGGATCTCAAGATCCGGTCACCAAGCTTCTGGCCGGCCAccgccgacgaagaagatgaccACCACCACTGGCTACACCGGCTAGAACAGATTTGCCATGGGTGCCGCCAAGCAGTCCACCAGGCCCTTGACACCGCCGCCAATCTAAAGCCAGATGACATGCCGTCGAAGACcgcatcgcgccgccgcccgatTCAGGCCAATCGCCGCAGCCACCGCCCGTGGCCCGAGGCAGGGTCGAGCACCGCCATCGTCGAAGCCAACACCGTCGCTTCTAGATCGGCGGCACCTCCACGTATGTTGGGGCCCCGCCACCCTTGAGACGCGggagtgaaagtgcgttatatcgactagagggggggtgaataggcgatttttatgaaattcttcactgatgaatttgctggtgaggaaattccttagcgaagaactaccagcagcggaatgagtactcaaaagtaaacataacagattacaagcatagtcatcatgatgaaatgaagacagacacagagtacagaagcgtaaacacaggataatacatgatgaagacaaacagactaaagaaattgaactgaggaaattaagaaagtcttcagtcaaagtcttcaaacacagatatgaacaagcacacaacacagttatgagaaaatgaaagagtt containing:
- the LOC125512748 gene encoding uncharacterized protein LOC125512748, translated to MCSMLCRYQTIIKQGQAVGIHVDLRFIAPGYDVRAIMADASENCGKDIMKEFSKHITGQLWRAEAMMLLNAIFAGVIVGIGAFGHRYRHYGFTRYLLLGQPPCSYPSYLMSSPHMAPRVMRLISLPNVNW